One genomic segment of Chiloscyllium plagiosum isolate BGI_BamShark_2017 chromosome 10, ASM401019v2, whole genome shotgun sequence includes these proteins:
- the vrtn gene encoding vertnin yields the protein MPQRSELIEALHCKLQEATECAEFDFLRAVTVDVDKLLSSLPVPLLSRRTLPPETELDTKARALYPEDAPAGMVPLACVGEGNHLFEAASMLLKGDTSLSTELQLRTMVEMVLHKQYYLKGMIDSKVMLQAARYSLCTEESAEKMNLPMDILEAIFDADVKATCFPGTFANMWHVYALASVLQSDVYSIYPMSNLKIRPYFNRLIRPRSRAPGSELRTLHIMWAGEPLSQAVFKPQYFAPVVPAQELRGQEAGETLLPLKTLELLNAEPDISYSMLREKYSITKSTFYRWKKQSRERRRKAATRYEAKHYLQESFSGGNFLPLQQFRSHFPEISRSTYYAWKHEMLTAGTGPGGGHRPGRERGFDQGSELGRGDRKPLPPKALQSESVDLSKAACGSGLAPFNGQRSPSKQLAKRFLRECVLLNMCPPYKSFKKTYPWVSRSSYYNWRREAISHLDTRSTLPHSGLHWALPAQRREIGAPGLVPSVRGEVERSGRVGISSLHAGVMAAGKASYWQKVRPGEAKKRAQMWQIPLSTFRVRYPSISALTFLWWRSSSAFRRAKLKVSHPQKEGISVETKEGVERAQSQSEEGVLSPGGVTVSDCAIPREQVKHPLVVGTLHGAASKAKAKLFLQRRYISKNFPTFREFSSYFPLTPRSTYYMWKRALSNGMMLMDC from the coding sequence ATGCCTCAAAGGAGTGAATTGATAGAAGCCTTACATTGTAAACTGCAGGAAGCCACCGAATGTGCAGAGTTTGATTTCCTCCGAGCTGTGACCGTGGATGTGGATAAACTGCTATCGAGCTTGCCTGTGCCCCTGCTCTCCAGGAGGACGCTCCccccagaaactgagctggacacCAAGGCGAGAGCTCTCTACCCTGAGGATGCCCCAGCGGGCATGGTGCCGTTGGCCTGCGTGGGTGAGGGGAACCATCTGTTTGAGGCAGCCAGCATGCTGCTGAAAGGGGACACCAGCCTGAGCACGGAGCTGCAGCTGAGGACGATGGTGGAGATGGTCCTCCACAAGCAGTACTACCTGAAGGGCATGATCGACTCCAAGGTGATGCTGCAGGCTGCCAGGTACTCGCTGTGCACCGAGGAGTCGGCTGAGAAGATGAACCTGCCCATGGACATCCTGGAGGCCATCTTTGACGCTGATGTCAAGGCGACCTGCTTCCCGGGCACCTTCGCCAACATGTGGCACGTCTACGCCCTGGCGTCGGTCCTGCAGAGCGACGTTTACTCCATCTATCCCATGAGCAACCTGAAGATCCGCCCCTACTTCAACCGCCTGATCCGTCCCCGGAGCCGGGCCCCTGGGTCAGAGCTGCGGACGTTGCACATCATGTGGGCGGGGGAGCCGCTCTCCCAGGCGGTCTTCAAGCCCCAGTATTTCGCGCCAGTGGTCCCCGCCCAGGAGCTGAGGGGCCAAGAGGCCGGCGAGACCCTCCTACCCCTGAAGACCTTGGAGCTTCTCAACGCAGAGCCAGATATCTCCTACTCCATGCTCCGGGAGAAGTACAGCATCACCAAGAGTACCTTCTACCGCTGGAAGAAGCAATCCCGCGAGCGGCGACGGAAAGCCGCCACTCGCTACGAAGCCAAGCACTACCTGCAGGAGTCCTTCAGTGGAGGCAACTTCCTACCCCTGCAGCAGTTCCGAAGCCACTTCCCGGAAATCTCCCGCTCCACCTACTATGCCTGGAAGCACGAGATGCTGACGGCGGGCACTGGGCCAGGAGGGGGGCATCGGCCCGGGCGGGAGCGGGGATTTGACCAGGGCAGTGAGCTCGGGCGGGGTGACCGCAAGCCTCTGCCACCCAAGGCCTTGCAGAGTGAGAGCGTGGACCTCTCCAAAGCGGCCTGCGGCAGCGGCCTCGCCCCCTTTAACGGCCAGCGGTCACCTTCGAAGCAGCTGGCCAAACGTTTCCTCAGGGAGTGCGTCCTCCTCAACATGTGCCCCCCTTACAAAAGCTTCAAGAAGACCTACCCCTGGGTCTCCAGATCCAGCTATTACAACTGGAGGAGGGAGGCAATAAGCCACCTGGACACTCGCAGCACCCTACCCCATTCTGGTCTGCACTGGGCACTGCCCGCCCAGCGTCGTGAAATCGGCGCCCCCGGTCTAGTGCCCAGTGTCAGGGGTGAGGTGGAACGCAGTGGCAGGGTCGGAATTAGCTCGCTCCATGCTGGGGTGATGGCTGCTGGCAAGGCCTCCTACTGGCAGAAGGTGAGGCCAGGGGAAGCCAAGAAGCGGGCGCAGATGTGGCAGATCCCCCTGTCCACGTTCCGGGTGAGGTACCCATCCATCTCCGCCCTGACCTTCCTGTGGTGGCGTAGCTCCTCCGCGTTCAGGAGGGCCAAGCTGAAGGTCAGCCACCCGCAGAAGGAAGGGATCTCGGTCGAAACCAAAGAGGGTGTGGAGCGGGCACAGTCGCAATCGGAGGAGGGAGTCCTGAGTCCCGGTGGCGTGACGGTCTCGGACTGTGCGATCCCGCGGGAGCAGGTCAAGCACCCGCTGGTCGTGGGCACCTTACACGGGGCAGCCTCCAAAGCCAAGGCCAAGCTCTTCCTTCAGCGCCGCTACATTTCTAAGAACTTCCCGACATTCCGGGAGTTCAGCAGCTACTTCCCCCTGACGCCCCGCTCAACATATTACATGTGGAAGCGAGCGCTGAGTAATGGGATGATGCTGATGGATTGCTGA